A region of Chloracidobacterium sp. DNA encodes the following proteins:
- a CDS encoding DedA family protein, whose protein sequence is MEHQFYELVAEFGIVAVFALCTVEGDITLLIAGTMAHGGLFGEWGFLLVLIAGTLGGVVGDCCGYGIGRIFHEKAKDYRFYQVAQPRIEKLIEKFGNSAIIISKYIYGIRVAMCVFYGVGRMPFFRFLSLSFISCLFWVLLLSGTGYFFSGFVTSIIGDFKQIGIALFIIVLVGVIVFYVIERFWLSERVEAANPETIQRIEEKLLAVEEVATEKLHDLGERLHLTREPNREEKVEEKKRKEEETTSQNYKQ, encoded by the coding sequence ATGGAGCATCAGTTTTACGAACTAGTCGCAGAATTTGGCATCGTTGCCGTCTTTGCACTTTGCACGGTCGAAGGTGACATAACTCTCTTGATCGCCGGAACAATGGCGCACGGAGGCCTTTTCGGCGAGTGGGGATTTTTGTTGGTGTTGATCGCGGGTACGTTGGGCGGCGTCGTAGGCGATTGCTGCGGTTACGGAATAGGACGCATCTTTCACGAAAAGGCAAAAGACTATCGCTTCTACCAGGTAGCGCAGCCGCGAATCGAAAAATTAATTGAAAAATTTGGAAACTCAGCGATCATTATCTCAAAATACATTTACGGCATTCGCGTTGCGATGTGTGTATTTTACGGTGTTGGGCGAATGCCTTTTTTTCGATTCCTGAGTCTTAGTTTTATTAGCTGTCTTTTTTGGGTACTTCTGCTTTCCGGCACGGGTTATTTTTTTAGCGGGTTTGTTACATCGATAATCGGTGATTTTAAACAGATCGGCATCGCTCTGTTCATCATCGTCCTGGTCGGCGTTATTGTCTTTTATGTGATCGAAAGATTCTGGCTGTCCGAACGCGTTGAAGCCGCCAACCCCGAGACCATACAGAGGATCGAAGAAAAACTGCTAGCAGTCGAAGAAGTTGCAACCGAAAAGCTCCACGACCTTGGCGAACGCCTGCACCTAACGCGTGAACCAAATCGTGAAGAAAAAGTTGAAGAGAAAAAGAGAAAAGAAGAAGAAACAACAAGTCAGAACTACAAGCAATAG